The following are encoded together in the Chanodichthys erythropterus isolate Z2021 chromosome 16, ASM2448905v1, whole genome shotgun sequence genome:
- the adipoqb gene encoding adiponectin, C1Q and collagen domain containing, b isoform X1 codes for MTLLWKILLGIILVGRLGQGQDLLEESLEQIAVDEGAEEGGQEVEEPEGPGPDVTQPDDRQPCAMWMGGVPGTPGHSGKPGRDGRDGRDGSRGEKGDKGEAGEKGDPGQKGDVGPAGPRGFPGNPGLKGARGDSALSYHSAFSVGLSELVPTTNVPIRFNKFFYNDQHHYDDVSGKFRCILPGVYFFTYHLTVYTKDAKVSLYMNDKAIMFTYDQYQETNVDQASGSVILRLEAGDEVWLQVYGDEGFGGVYADNTNDSTFSGFLLYPAIPDPAQRR; via the exons ATGACGCTACTGTGGAAGATCTTATTGGGAATCATTCTCGTTGGGCGACTGGGTCAAGGTCAAGACCTATTAGAGGAATCTTTAGAGCAAATAGCAGTGGATGAAGGGGCTGAGGAGGGAGGACAGGAGGTTGAAGAGCCTGAGGGTCCAGGGCCAGATGTCACTCAACCTGATGATAGACAGCCATGTGCCATGTGGATGGGAGGTGTTCCTGGTACACCTGGGCACAGTGGAAAACCTGGGAGAGATGGCAGAGATGGGCGTGATGGATCGAGGGGCGAGAAAGGAGATAAAG gtGAAGCAGGTGAGAAAGGAGATCCTGGACAGAAGGGGGATGTCGGTCCTGCTGGGCCGAGAGGCTTTCCTGGGAACCCAGGTCTGAAAGGAGCCCGTGGGGACAGTGCCTTGTCTTACCATTCAGCCTTTAGCGTAGGTCTCAGTGAACTTGTTCCCACCACCAACGTTCCAATCCGCTTTAACAAGTTCTTCTACAACGACCAGCACCATTATGATGATGTTTCTGGAAAGTTCCGCTGCATTCTACCAGGGGTGTACTTCTTCACTTATCATCTAACCGTCTACACTAAAGATGCTAAAGTCAGTCTCTACATGAATGACAAGGCTATCATGTTCACATATGACCAGTACCAGGAAACCAATGTGGATCAGGCATCAGGTTCTGTTATCTTGCGTTTGGAGGCAGGAGATGAGGTATGGCTGCAGGTCTATGGAGATGAGGGGTTTGGGGGAGTGTATGCAGATAACACCAACGACTCCACCTTTTCCGGTTTCCTCCTGTATCCTGCAATTCCTGATCCTGCACAGAGACGTTGA
- the adipoqb gene encoding adiponectin, C1Q and collagen domain containing, b isoform X2, whose amino-acid sequence MKGLRREDRRLKSLRVQGQMSLNLMIDSHVPCGWEVFLVHLGTVENLGEMAEMGVMDRGARKEIKVIERIFSSTENPKTVSEAGEKGDPGQKGDVGPAGPRGFPGNPGLKGARGDSALSYHSAFSVGLSELVPTTNVPIRFNKFFYNDQHHYDDVSGKFRCILPGVYFFTYHLTVYTKDAKVSLYMNDKAIMFTYDQYQETNVDQASGSVILRLEAGDEVWLQVYGDEGFGGVYADNTNDSTFSGFLLYPAIPDPAQRR is encoded by the exons ATGAAGGGGCTGAGGAGGGAGGACAGGAGGTTGAAGAGCCTGAGGGTCCAGGGCCAGATGTCACTCAACCTGATGATAGACAGCCATGTGCCATGTGGATGGGAGGTGTTCCTGGTACACCTGGGCACAGTGGAAAACCTGGGAGAGATGGCAGAGATGGGCGTGATGGATCGAGGGGCGAGAAAGGAGATAAAG gtgatagagaggatcttttcgtcgactgagaatccaaagactgtta gtGAAGCAGGTGAGAAAGGAGATCCTGGACAGAAGGGGGATGTCGGTCCTGCTGGGCCGAGAGGCTTTCCTGGGAACCCAGGTCTGAAAGGAGCCCGTGGGGACAGTGCCTTGTCTTACCATTCAGCCTTTAGCGTAGGTCTCAGTGAACTTGTTCCCACCACCAACGTTCCAATCCGCTTTAACAAGTTCTTCTACAACGACCAGCACCATTATGATGATGTTTCTGGAAAGTTCCGCTGCATTCTACCAGGGGTGTACTTCTTCACTTATCATCTAACCGTCTACACTAAAGATGCTAAAGTCAGTCTCTACATGAATGACAAGGCTATCATGTTCACATATGACCAGTACCAGGAAACCAATGTGGATCAGGCATCAGGTTCTGTTATCTTGCGTTTGGAGGCAGGAGATGAGGTATGGCTGCAGGTCTATGGAGATGAGGGGTTTGGGGGAGTGTATGCAGATAACACCAACGACTCCACCTTTTCCGGTTTCCTCCTGTATCCTGCAATTCCTGATCCTGCACAGAGACGTTGA